In Bacteroidota bacterium, a single window of DNA contains:
- a CDS encoding DegT/DnrJ/EryC1/StrS family aminotransferase: MDKNDLTRRQFIAAASAGSLAAVTSGTIPAYGNITKKAGKLAILGGEPVRKNKSWPRWPYWDENVIDSILKTTKSRIWCRIQSKTGTVPTLEKKFAQLIGTKLCVATGSGTQALHTCVEALGIDAGDEVITSPYTDPGTIASILSARALPVLADLDRESYQLDPEDVERRITENTKAIMPVHMMGQACNMDRIMAIAKKHNLKVIEDAAQAHLAEYKGKKLGTIGDLGCFSFQSSKTIACGEGGAIIGNDEELMDKCYTVHNHGTSRRGRTEVAGPKYRMNEFEAAVLLGQWDGIEERFARRNENAAHLTSRLKDIPGISPQKLYEGTNSGSFYIYAMTYRKEHFN; encoded by the coding sequence ATGGATAAGAACGATTTAACAAGGCGGCAATTCATAGCCGCAGCATCGGCAGGCTCGCTCGCGGCTGTTACCTCAGGGACCATTCCTGCCTATGGAAACATAACTAAAAAAGCCGGCAAGCTGGCTATCCTGGGCGGTGAACCCGTCAGAAAAAACAAGAGCTGGCCTCGCTGGCCATACTGGGATGAAAATGTTATAGACTCGATATTGAAGACCACAAAGAGCAGGATTTGGTGTCGAATCCAATCTAAGACAGGTACTGTGCCCACGCTTGAAAAAAAGTTTGCCCAATTGATAGGGACGAAGCTCTGCGTGGCTACCGGCTCCGGAACCCAGGCATTACACACTTGTGTGGAGGCGCTTGGAATTGATGCGGGCGACGAAGTCATCACCTCACCTTATACCGACCCGGGGACAATCGCTTCCATTTTGTCCGCCAGGGCGCTGCCCGTCCTGGCTGACCTGGACCGCGAATCTTATCAGCTCGACCCGGAAGACGTGGAAAGGAGGATTACCGAAAACACCAAAGCGATTATGCCCGTGCACATGATGGGCCAAGCCTGCAATATGGACAGAATCATGGCCATTGCCAAAAAGCACAATTTGAAAGTGATTGAAGATGCCGCCCAGGCACACCTGGCCGAGTATAAGGGTAAGAAGTTAGGAACCATTGGCGACCTCGGATGTTTCAGCTTCCAGTCGAGCAAGACAATTGCCTGTGGAGAAGGCGGTGCAATAATAGGAAACGACGAAGAGCTTATGGACAAATGTTACACCGTCCATAATCACGGCACATCCCGCCGGGGACGCACCGAAGTGGCCGGTCCAAAATACCGGATGAATGAGTTCGAGGCGGCCGTGCTGCTGGGCCAGTGGGACGGTATAGAGGAACGCTTTGCCCGCCGCAATGAAAACGCCGCCCATCTGACCTCCAGGCTCAAAGATATTCCCGGCATATCCCCCCAGAAATTGTACGAAGGCACCAACAGCGGCTCTTTTTACATCTATGCTATGACCTATCGAAAAGAACACTTCAAT